Proteins encoded within one genomic window of Bacteroidota bacterium:
- a CDS encoding aminotransferase class I/II-fold pyridoxal phosphate-dependent enzyme produces MEIAKRLEGIVEYYFSQKLREIDELNKQGRNVINLGIGSPDLPPHPDVIKTLQDEAAKPNVHAYQSYKGSPVLRKAMSDWYKKWYEVDLNPDTEVLPLIGSKEGIMHICMTYLNKGDEVLVPNPGYPTYTSAVKLAGGKCVEYKLRAKNNYEPDFDKLEKSKLKKVKLMFVNYPQMPTGQLPSKELFEKLVTFGSKHKILIIHDNPYSFILNENPMSLLSIDGAKDCVIELNSLSKSQNMAGWRVGMLCGAKERIEEVLRFKSNMDSGMFLPVQFAAAKALTLGKDWHDEVNKVYNERRIRVFELLDLLKCKYSKQQAGMFVWAKVSPIPPKEGLKSHQLGRGGILSDEILYTCAVFITPGGIFGSAGNDYIRVSLCSPVEKFEEAIERIKSESNL; encoded by the coding sequence GAATATTATTTCTCTCAAAAGCTGAGAGAAATAGATGAGCTGAATAAACAAGGCAGGAATGTCATTAACCTCGGTATTGGTAGCCCTGATCTGCCGCCACACCCCGATGTGATAAAAACATTGCAGGACGAAGCTGCAAAACCAAATGTTCATGCTTATCAATCTTACAAAGGCTCCCCTGTGCTGAGAAAGGCAATGAGTGATTGGTATAAGAAATGGTATGAAGTGGATTTGAATCCAGATACGGAAGTGCTGCCATTGATAGGAAGCAAAGAAGGTATTATGCATATCTGCATGACTTATTTAAATAAGGGTGATGAAGTGCTGGTTCCAAATCCCGGATATCCAACTTATACAAGTGCTGTGAAATTAGCAGGTGGCAAATGCGTGGAGTATAAATTAAGGGCTAAGAACAATTACGAACCTGATTTTGATAAACTGGAAAAAAGCAAACTGAAGAAAGTGAAACTGATGTTTGTCAACTATCCGCAAATGCCAACTGGCCAGTTACCATCAAAAGAATTATTTGAAAAATTAGTAACATTTGGAAGTAAACATAAAATCCTGATCATTCATGATAATCCTTACAGTTTTATATTAAATGAAAATCCCATGAGTTTGTTGAGTATTGATGGGGCGAAAGACTGTGTGATTGAGTTGAACTCATTGAGCAAATCACAGAACATGGCTGGGTGGCGGGTAGGAATGCTCTGCGGAGCAAAAGAACGAATTGAAGAAGTGCTGCGGTTTAAAAGTAATATGGATAGCGGCATGTTTTTACCGGTACAGTTCGCTGCTGCAAAAGCTCTGACACTAGGCAAAGACTGGCACGATGAAGTGAATAAAGTTTACAATGAAAGAAGGATAAGAGTTTTTGAATTGCTGGATCTATTAAAATGTAAATATTCAAAACAGCAAGCGGGCATGTTTGTATGGGCAAAGGTCTCCCCAATCCCTCCAAAGGAGGGGCTTAAGAGTCATCAATTAGGAAGAGGTGGAATACTAAGCGATGAGATACTCTATACATGTGCTGTGTTTATTACACCCGGAGGAATTTTTGGTAGTGCAGGAAATGATTATATAAGAGTAAGCCTGTGCAGCCCTGTAGAAAAATTTGAAGAAGCAATCGAAAGAATAAAAAGTGAATCTAATTTGTGA
- a CDS encoding prephenate dehydrogenase: MERKKIAIVGVGLIGGSLAIQLHEKKLSSKLIGVDANPEHAQQAVELELVDETMNLDEAIDQSDVIVLAIPVDVMLKVVPAILDKIDKQIVIDLGSTKSQLMELIKNHPKRGRYVATHPMWGTEYSGPQAAVRGAYENKAVIICNAEESDTDALEWTKHMYKKIGMHLLEMDAVSHDLHAAYVSHISHITSFALANTVLEKEKEENAIFELASAGFESTVRLAKSNPAMWVPIFLQNKVNVLDVLKEHIAQLTRFKESIEQEDDKYLMRLIEDANKIRRIIK; the protein is encoded by the coding sequence ATGGAAAGAAAGAAAATAGCAATAGTAGGAGTTGGTTTGATCGGCGGTTCACTTGCAATTCAATTGCATGAGAAAAAGCTTTCATCGAAACTAATTGGCGTAGATGCAAATCCGGAACATGCACAGCAAGCAGTAGAACTGGAACTGGTAGATGAAACAATGAACCTCGATGAAGCAATTGACCAATCAGATGTCATTGTATTAGCAATACCTGTTGACGTAATGTTGAAAGTTGTGCCTGCCATACTCGATAAAATTGATAAGCAAATCGTAATAGACCTGGGCTCAACAAAATCGCAATTGATGGAACTCATAAAAAATCATCCCAAAAGGGGGAGATATGTAGCCACGCATCCGATGTGGGGTACCGAATACAGCGGACCACAAGCGGCAGTGCGTGGCGCCTATGAAAATAAAGCTGTAATTATCTGCAATGCTGAAGAGAGTGATACTGATGCTCTCGAGTGGACAAAACATATGTATAAAAAGATTGGCATGCATTTACTGGAAATGGATGCGGTATCGCATGACCTGCATGCGGCTTATGTAAGTCATATTTCGCATATCACATCTTTTGCATTAGCGAATACAGTTTTGGAAAAAGAAAAAGAAGAGAACGCAATCTTTGAACTGGCATCAGCCGGTTTTGAAAGTACAGTGAGGTTGGCAAAAAGTAACCCGGCCATGTGGGTGCCGATCTTTTTACAGAATAAAGTAAATGTGCTGGATGTGTTGAAAGAGCATATTGCACAGCTGACAAGATTTAAAGAAAGTATCGAACAGGAAGATGATAAATACCTGATGCGGTTGATTGAGGATGCGAATAAGATAAGGAGGATAATAAAATAG